The DNA region CTTCATAGCAGCCTTATCCTTTTCCTCGAACTTGAGCCGTCCTTCTTTGATTGCAGTTTGCACCAGATCCCTGAAACGTACACAATTATTAGTCCAGTGACTGAATACATTATGAAACTTGCAAaacttttttcctttcctttggtCGAAAGGTACTTCTTTTTGATCAGGAGATACTTTAATTTGACCATCTTTTAACAGAATATCATAAATCGCGTCGCATTTAGTAACATCAAAATTATACGCTTTCACAGGAAATTTACCAACACCTTTGTTTGTTTCCGCATTTTTAGATTCATAGGGTTTTAACATCCTACAAACATAAGGAGGTCCTGATACCAATTCGGCCACATCAACCTCCTGCTGTTCGATATCATCACTGTTGCCTGGATAAGAGTCATAATCGACTTCATATTCGCAACTTTCGACGAACGCAACTTTACCCTTCTTGGGAACtctattaaatttttctttttcgagtttcaaattttcaatctgTCTGACCCTGTCAGCCAATTGAGCCATGTCCCTAAGATGTTGGGTATCTATCTTCTTACGAATTGAGTAGTCTAGGCCGCCAGCCGCCATTTCGACTAACTCATGTTCTGGGACCTGAGTGAAGCACTTCGACTTCATTTGTCTGAACCTATTCAAGTAATCATCTATGGTTtctttgaattttcttttcacgcTGGCCAATTCCTTCAGACTGACTTTCGACTCACCCCTGAAGAACTGTTCGTGAAAAACTCTCTCTAACTGAGCCCAATTATGGATTGAATTAGGCAACAAAGTAGTAAACCAGGTAAAAGCATTTTTAGTCAAAGAGCTCGGAAAATATTTCATCTTCAGGTTCTCATTATTTGCTATATCCCCTGCTTCTATTTGGTACCTAGCGATATGTTCGACTGTCGACTCTCCAGTATCCCCCGAGAACTTGGTGAACTTAGGAACTTTCCATCCTCTAGGCAATTCTGTTTGCAGGACGAATTCGGAGAAAGCCGAAGCAAAATGGGGTCGATTTGCATAACCCACATTGAATCCATGTTGGTTCAATAACTGTTCGACTATGCCTGCTATATTTTGATGCCCCCCAACGTTATTTTGTCTAACTCTCTCGACTACCCTATCTGCATCCATATTTCGATTTATTAAGATAGGATTTTCAATGTTCAGAGGCATTTGGCCACCAAGGTTATCCAATTGATTTCGACCTTGCACTACCGCCACTTCGGCATTTGCTTGAAgcggaacattctgaggaaccGCATTTATTTCGACGGCATTATTCGCCGCTACCCCCACAAGATTCGCCACCTCGTTTCGAGGGACTCCAAAAGCGTCAGCAATTCGACCCATTTGTCTCGTCAACTGCTGATACGACTCATTTGTGTTTTGGATTAAAGGATTAAACACAGTTCCTATTTGTTGGGCCAACATATTCACCATTTCGTGGTTACTATCATCCATTTGTTGCCTCAATACGTTAACAGAGGTATTTGTCAACGAAGTCCCTAAATGGTTGACACTCGCCCCTGCCATCCCCTGAGGATAAATATTATTTCGACCCCCGACATTGGAGGCCGAAGCCTGGTGTTGATTCCTCGGGGATCCGACTGACATTACGTTATCTGAATATATGGCAGGAAATGTCCCTACTCCAGCCATTAACCCTGGAGGCATCCCAAATGGCGGATTCACCGGCATGTTCACCGGTTGAGGGCGAGATGCCCCAGCAACCATTTGTGATACGACTGGAGTCGTCGGAGAGGGCACTGTAGCCGCTTGCGTCACCACAGGTATAACATTTTCGGCCACATTGGTCGTTGTTGCCTGTGCCGTTCCAGAGTTCAAGGCATTTCCCTCAACATTCACTCCAGCACCGGGATTTCCGGTTTGATTTGCCGAAGGTCCAGTATTCGCGGGAGGGGAATTACCACTTCTCGATCTACCATTCGCCATACTTACTAGTCTTCCACTTCTTAAACGCATAAACGTGGGTTAAGTAAGTTTGAATGATAACCGAATTCAACAACTATTTTCACAAAgaggtcccactgggcgtgccaatttgtttacactaaattttggtaaaacaaatagagaatccaaggatcaatctgggactggattcgagtcctcttgggttctttggtgaaaatgaattaaatttagtcACTCAAAACTAAAGAGATttaataacaaattagaaacaaaacGAATACATTCGATTTAAATGATAAAAGCAATAAATGAATTTTCTAAATCTGAATGATAATAATGAACTATAAGATGCAAAGTGTTACACGAATCCCTACTTTTTCACTCTAACTTGGCTTGTAatcattgtgattgattgtaAGCACTTGAGAATTTTCGAGTAAAGATTGTGAACCCCTATTCTTTCTACAAACCTGCTATTTATAGACTTAAAAATGTAACTGACTTCTAACGGTCAATTGATAAAACCATTACAAGTGTCTTCTGAATATGTCTTCGTCCTACACGTGTCCTTTTTTGCTCCTTACGTGTCTTTCGCGAACTGTCTTCAAAACAACCGGCCTCCCGTAATGGATTCTTCACATCTCGAAAAAATACTTTCCAGCCGAAGTCACTTAGCACTTGGTAAATTTTCTTGAGTCTCCTTACTTTCGACTTCATAGGTCGAAATTATGCAACATAGGTcgaaattatataaaattgtgTAGTTAACACCGACCCTGTCCAAAATAATCTTAGATTTTGAATTCCTAATACCGACCATTCTTCCACAGTATCGTTTGATTTAGATGCTATGACTCCAAAATTTCTTGTCATATTGTTAGTGTAACACTATGAGGTAACATGTGGTCTTATAATATTACTAGGAGGAGTTCGATTTGAGGTAAACTCTTATCATGTTCAAATTATTTTAatgataattaattattttttatataattattattatccTTATAAACTTTCACATCACtgatatatttttctttcaataCATGAAATGATTTTGAATAAAAATGGTTCAATCAATCATTTAACTAGGTTGTGTTTGTTTTTGAGTTGATATGAATAAGGAGAAAGCAACAGTTTGGTTTTTAATGTAAAAAACAGACATGTGCTTCTAGTGGCTTAATTTCTTAAAACCTCTACCTGCATTAACAGCATAAAAACTATTTATATTGAACATCATCTTTTTTtagaataatattaatatatatgcaCCAACAAATAAAGTGGCATGCAGTTCCATGTCTAATTTCTTTCTGTTTGATTGCCTTAATTTGTTCTGCATACTAAAAAAAGTAAATTAGGGGAGAAATTCCTCGCTAAACATTGAAAAATCCCTTGCTAAAATGGAATCTGCGACGGAATAAATTCCGTGGCAAAATTTGGTGTCGTGAAATATTATCCGTAGCAAATAATTATATTCCGTCGCTAAAGCACTTATGCCTTTTGATGGCGTCACTAAACAGAGAGGGTAGAAATCCCTCGCTGTAATAGTGACGGAATTTGCAACGGAAAGTAATCGGTGGCAAAATTAGCATCGCTAAAAACATCATAAAGTTGGCTTAAATAAACAGATATAGATTATTTTATTGCAATGGGTCTCCTAGGGTTTTGGGAGTCAACACAGTCAACGCCGCCTTTGTTGGTCCTTGGCTGCGCCGCCTAGCCGTTTTCCTTCCGGTCTACGTTTTTTCTACGTACTGTTACCTGTTCTGGAAACAAGTTCCCTAGGGCATACCTCTGGTGCTGTCGCTTAGGGCTCTATTCTTTCTTCTTGCTGTGAGATCAGAGTTCCTTCACCTGTGCTCGCGATAGCCCTCCCTCCTGGCATTCCTGATATCGACTTGCTGGGTGAAGAGGACGAAGTCCTGAACATTGGGGTGGTCGATATCGACCCTACTCTTGTGGCAGATGTTTGGCTGATCGGGAAAGTGCTGGCTCCTCACGTGGTGAGCAGGATCGGGCTCATCAAGTGCATGGAGAAACTATGGGAGTCTCGGAGTTGCGAGGAAGTTCGTTATGTAGGAGGAAATCTCTTCGCGTTTAGATTCACCACCACCAATGCTAGGGACCTGGTTCTCCGATCGGGCCCTTGGTTCTTTGATCGGTTCCTGATTGCCTTGAATGTCTTCAACACGAGTGTGGATCCGAGCACCATCCCTCTGAATCGTGTTCCGTTCTGGATTCAAGTGCACGGCTTACCTTATACATACAGATCAGAGAATCTTGCAAAGTCTCTGGGCAGAGCTTTTGATGGCTACCTGGGTTGGGACAAGTATTATGGACCGGGTCTCCGTTTCAGGGCGTGGGTTAATGTCGAAACTCAGCTGAGACGAGGGCAAAAGATTGCTGCTGCTGGGGGAAACTccatcaaagtgttcttcaaatatgagaagcttgtgaatTTTTGCTACCGTTGCGGCCGGCTTGACCACATCAAACGACACTGTGAGATGGAGGCGACGGCGAGTGAGATTTATGGGGGATGGCTGAGAACAGAAACTGATAATGAGGCCACCGGCAGAAGAGGCCAGAACTGGCAACGGGAGGAGGCACTACCCAATGAGGAAGAGGGAGACCAAGAGGGATATGAGGAAGTAGGAGATGATTCTGCTGTGAACACCAAGGCTGAGAACGAGCTTGATGTTGAAAAAGAGGTGGCCACGGGCATGCATAATGGAACATCCAAGGAAAAAGCTTTGGGCTCATCAATTCCAGTACAGACCGTGGGTGAAGGAAAAAAAGGAGAGGAGACCGTGGGGTTTATGGGAGAAAAAGACAAAGGAAAAGGTACACAAGATTTCTTTTTTGATAGTAAAAAAATTCCACATCATGTGGGGAAGCCTTTGGCAAAAAGAGGGCAGGGGATTTCTATTCGTGAACCAAAGAAACTTGAGAATAATTTTAAAAAGAGGGCCCATGTAGCATCTTCTTTGGGTGGCCACTTGCCCACAGGAGGATCACCACCGTTGAAGAAATCTAATACCGATACTGGATTGGGGATGGCGGAGACTGCGGTGCAGtcccgcccacctcaatgaAGATTCTATCGTGGAACTGCCGTGGGCTTGGGAACCTGCGGGCAGTACGAGCCCTGAAAAGGCTCATCCACTCTAAAGTTCCTGATGTGGTACTTGTTATGGAAACTAGGCTATATGAGTCGGAGGTTTTGAGACATAGAGGGATTGGTGGTTTGCACAATGTTTTCCCAGTTCAGTGCGCAGGACAAGGGAGATCCAGAGCTGGAGGGTTATGTCTTTTTTGGGGAAGTGAATTTGAAGTTGAGGTAATATCAGcttctttacatcatattttgTTTAAGATTTTTCATTCTGAGGATAGAACAGAGATGAGGTGCTTGGGAGTTTATGGTTTCCCGGATGAGAGGAAGAAAGCAACTTGGGATTTGGTTCGTCGGTTCACGCCAGACAGCTCTATTCCTTTTATGTGTTTTGGTGACTTTAATGACATCCTCTCCCCGGCAGATAAACTGGGAGGGGACCCCCCCTGATATTGATAGATTACAGGAGGTGTCTCATGCATGTGCTGATTGTGAGTTGCATGAGGTTGATTTTTCAGGTTACCGGTTCACTTGGTCAAATAAGAGGAAGAAGCCTGATACAATTGAAGAGAGATTAGATTATGCTCTTATTAATGAGGCGTGGGGAGCTCTATGGCCAGTAATTTCAGTCTATCACTTACCTCGCTACAGATCGGACCACAATCCGATTCTGGTGTTCAGTGGCTCTCGGAAAATGAGGAAAGAGTTGGCTAGGTCGAATTTGTTTCGTTTTGAACAGTTGTGGTTGCAGGCAGGGGATGAATGTGCTGAGGTGGTGACCGAAACATGGGAAAGAATGAGGGGAGATCTACCCGATAAAATTTCTCAGGTGGGGTCGGTTCTACAGGGGTGGGGAAAGGAAAAATTTGGAGATTTGCCGCGAAAAATTTCAGATCAGAGAGGCCTTCTAGAGAGACTTCAGAGGAGTGATCAGACTGATGAGGTGGTGGAGAGCACCAAGGAGGCCGAAAGGTTGTTAGATAGTTTGCTTGAGCAAGAGGAGGTCCTGTGGGCACAGAGATCCATAGCATCTTGGCTAAAACTGGGAGACCGAAACACTGGTTTCTTTCATCAGAAAGCTTCACAGCGGCGGCGCAGGAACCTGATTGAGCTTCTCAAAGATGATAATGGGAGGAAATATGAGGATGACAGGGACATTTCTAGAGTGTTGACAGAGTATTTTGGGACTTTGTTCTCCACTTCTTCTCCGGTAGGGGTGGAAGAAACGACTGCACTTGTGGCTGGGCGGTTATCACCAGCTCATCTGGAGATTCTAGCAGATCCGTTCACAAAGGAAGATGTTGAGGAGGCTTTATTTCAGATGCATCCGACGAAGGCTCCAGGTCTAGACGGATTGCCAGCTCTTTTCTATCAGAGATTCTGGTCAGTAATAGGAGATGATGTGGCTCAGTTTTGCTTGGAGATTCTCAGTGGTGCGAGATCACCAGGTACAATTAACCAGACTTTGCTTGTTTTAATTCCTAAGGTGAAAAAGTCTGTGCATGCAAACCAATTTAGACCAATTAGTTTATGTTGtgtgatttttaaaattattacaaaAACAATTGCAAATCggttaaaattgattttgcctGATATCATATGTCATTCGCAAAGTGCGTTTGTACCTGGTAGATTGATTACAAACAACGCTTTAATTGCTTTCGAATGCTTTCattatatgaagaagaaaataaatggcCGGAATGGCATAATGGCTTTGAAATTAGACATGTCGAAAGCGTATGACAGAATTGAGTGGCCTTTTTTGAGGTCGGTGATGGAAAAAATGGGCTTCCCACTTTGTTGGGTGAATTTGATTATGAGTTGTGTTTCTACAGTTAATTTTTCTATTATGTTAAATGGCAATCCGCAGCCACAGTTTGCACCCGGAAGAGGGTTGCGACAGGGTGACCCGTTATCCCCTTATCTGTTCATCCTATGTGGTGAGGTTTTTTCTGCACTAATTGAGCGACAAATGTTGTCTGGTGGCCTTCATGGTCTTAAAATTGCACGTTCTGCACCTGCTATTTCTCACCTTTTGTTTGCAGATGATAGTATAATTTTTTCCCGTGCAAGTGTTCATGAAGCAGAAtgtgtaaaaaatattttgcGAACATATGAACAAGCATCGAGACAAGTGATTAACCTGGATAAATCAATGCTTTCGGGTAGCCGAAATGTGCATGAAAATTGTCTTAATGAGCTTACACAGCTGTTGGGAGTAAAGGCAATTGAAagttttgataaatatctaggATGACCTACTATTATTGgcaaatccaaaactcaaatttttaattttgttaaagaaAGAGTTTGGAAAAAATTGAAaggttggaaagaaaaatcacTTTCCCGTGCTGGGAGGGAAGTACTTATTAAATCTGTTGCTCAAGCTATTCCGTCTTATGTTATGTCATGTTTTATTTTACCTGATGGTATTTGTGCAGATATTGACCGGATGATTGCCCGTTTCTTTTGGGGCGGAGATGTGTCTCGGAGGGGACTTCATTGGACAAACTGGGCTAACTTGTGCAAGAGCAAGTGTGAGGGAGGGCTTGGTTTTAGGGACTTCAAAGCTTTTAATGAAGCTCTTGTGGCTAAAAATTGGTGGAGAATTTACATGTACCCGGATTCTTTGTTGGGTAGAGTTTTTAAAGCGGTTTATTT from Lotus japonicus ecotype B-129 chromosome 2, LjGifu_v1.2 includes:
- the LOC130737132 gene encoding uncharacterized protein LOC130737132, yielding MKILSWNCRGLGNLRAVRALKRLIHSKVPDVVLVMETRLYESEVLRHRGIGGLHNVFPVQCAGQGRSRAGGLCLFWGSEFEVEVISASLHHILFKIFHSEDRTEMRCLGVYGFPDERKKATWDLINWEGTPPDIDRLQEVSHACADCELHEVDFSGYRFTWSNKRKKPDTIEERLDYALINEAWGALWPVISVYHLPRYRSDHNPILVFSGSRKMRKELARSNLFRFEQLWLQAGDECAEVVTETWERMRGDLPDKISQVGSVLQGWGKEKFGDLPRKISDQRGLLERLQRSDQTDEVVESTKEAERLLDSLLEQEEVLWAQRSIASWLKLGDRNTGFFHQKASQRRRRNLIELLKDDNGRKYEDDRDISRVLTEYFGTLFSTSSPVGVEETTALVAGRLSPAHLEILADPFTKEDVEEALFQMHPTKAPGLDGLPALFYQRFWSVIGDDVAQFCLEILSGARSPGTINQTLLVLIPKVKKSVHANQFRPISLCCVIFKIITKTIANRLKLILPDIICHSQSAFVPGRLITNNALIAFECFHYMKKKINGRNGIMALKLDMSKAYDRIEWPFLRSVMEKMGFPLCWVNLIMSCVSTVNFSIMLNGNPQPQFAPGRGLRQGDPLSPYLFILCGEVFSALIERQMLSGGLHGLKIARSAPAISHLLFADDSIIFSRASVHEAECVKNILRTYEQASRQVINLDKSMLSGSRNVHENCLNELTQLLGVKAIENIDRMIARFFWGGDVSRRGLHWTNWANLCKSKCEGGLGFRDFKAFNEALVAKNWWRIYMYPDSLLGRVFKAVYFPSVTILEARKGYRPSYAWSNGSPLVYRQETVEDLRLEKVADLIDNGRWNVELIQEAFSPLTAQKILAIPLANQGNVDSIYWFDSTNGIYVCKSGYNFIRSLVAREEASTSSGPLLQTKLWRRFWASPALPRCKEVAWRAVQNFLPMRGELVKRGMQLDPCCPFCETEVETCGHLFLKCPAVERVWFASDLAIRTESFSSVHALMVAVLEEDDVDFIAAVQQLMYVIWEARNSMVFNGRNLDVGDVLRRSSMLKPWDDGIHIPQSLTASRPANWKRPEEGIVKINFDASVKNEIGGLGMVARDSHGAILGAAALYPVSVISHLLGEACGFRWALKLATEFGFRSVCFETDCLQLFEWWKKGSIGLSYLDTIVRECRLFTSAFSYFQFTFVRRSDNSDFYNIWVDNNGQGTISKLIFEVLANYNLNALNLWGQAGLGELTGEDVSFIRNVYTDDMTVQWAIRGHSGFGRMVRSKDDIWLVGCAGHIGVSDSLRTEMLAIFHDLDIYR